A genomic segment from Chrysemys picta bellii isolate R12L10 chromosome 11, ASM1138683v2, whole genome shotgun sequence encodes:
- the DHRS9 gene encoding dehydrogenase/reductase SDR family member 9 isoform X1, translating to MFFYILIFLAIFYLWWRWKAQDGQKIRDLTDKYIFITGCDSGFGNLAARTFDKKGFRVLASCMTEVGAVELKAATSEQLQTVLLDVTDPDNVRKVAEWIKAEVGSAGLWGLVNNAGIMGPSAPTDWLNIEHFRAPIEINLIGLINVTLHLLPLVKKARGRLVNISSTGGRLAVWGGGYFPSKFGVEAFNDSLRRDMKAFGVKVSCIEPGLFKTGLSNRKKIIKEREAIWNQLPPAIRKQYGEGYVQKDAARKEKLVQMLQNTNLSPVVQCMEHALTSINPHSRYIAGWDAKLLWIPLSTMPAAIQDFVLLRNKAELADPTAG from the exons atgtttttctacatCCTCATCTTTCTGGCCATCTTCTATTTGTGGTGGAGATGGAAGGCACAAGATGGGCAGAAGATTAGAGATCTCACAGACAAATATATATTCATCACTGGATGTGACTCAGGATTTGGAAATCTGGCAGCAAGGACTTTTGACAAGAAAGGATTTCGAGTTCTTGCCAGTTGTATGACTGAAGTGGGAGCAGTGGAGCTAAAAGCAGCAACCTCAGAGCAGCTCCAAACAGTGCTGCTGGATGTGACAGATCCAGACAATGTTAGGAAGGTGGCAGAGTGGATTAAAGCTGAAGTGGGGTCAGCAG GTCTGTGGGGGCTGGTCAACAATGCGGGGATTATGGGACCATCAGCGCCGACAGATTGGTTGAATATTGAGCACTTCAGAGCACCAATTGAAATTAATTTAATTGGCCTCATAAATGTTACATTACATTTGCTTCCCTTGGTAAAAAAGGCCAGAGGGAGACTAGTAAATATATCCAGCACTGGAGGCCGCCTGGCAGTCTGGGGGGGTGGCTATTTTCCTTCCAAGTTTGGGGTGGAAGCATTTAATGACAGTTTAAG acgGGACATGAAAGCTTTCGGAGTTAAGGTTTCTTGCATTGAACCTGGGCTGTTCAAAACTGGACTATCCAATCGAAAAAAGATCATCAAAGAAAGGGAGGCCATTTGGAATCAACTTCCTCCTGCCATTAGAAAACAATATGGAGAGGGGTATGTACAGAAAG ATGCAGCAAGGAAAGAAAAGCTGGTTCAGATGCTTCAGAACACAAACCTCTCACCGGTTGTGCAATGTATGGAGCATGCTCTAACAAGCATTAATCCTCACTCACGTTACATTGCAGGCTGGGATGCTAAGCTTCTTTGGATCCCCCTTTCAACCATGCCTGCAGCAATACAGGACTTTGTACTCCTGAGAAACAAAGCAGAGCTTGCGGACCCAACTGCAGGGTGA
- the DHRS9 gene encoding dehydrogenase/reductase SDR family member 9 isoform X2 produces the protein MFFYILIFLAIFYLWWRWKAQDGQKIRDLTDKYIFITGCDSGFGNLAARTFDKKGFRVLASCMTEVGAVELKAATSEQLQTVLLDVTDPDNVRKVAEWIKAEVGSAGLWGLVNNAGIMGPSAPTDWLNIEHFRAPIEINLIGLINVTLHLLPLVKKARGRLVNISSTGGRLAVWGGGYFPSKFGVEAFNDSLRRDMKAFGVKVSCIEPGLFKTGLSNRKKIIKEREAIWNQLPPAIRKQYGEGCSKERKAGSDASEHKPLTGCAMYGACSNKH, from the exons atgtttttctacatCCTCATCTTTCTGGCCATCTTCTATTTGTGGTGGAGATGGAAGGCACAAGATGGGCAGAAGATTAGAGATCTCACAGACAAATATATATTCATCACTGGATGTGACTCAGGATTTGGAAATCTGGCAGCAAGGACTTTTGACAAGAAAGGATTTCGAGTTCTTGCCAGTTGTATGACTGAAGTGGGAGCAGTGGAGCTAAAAGCAGCAACCTCAGAGCAGCTCCAAACAGTGCTGCTGGATGTGACAGATCCAGACAATGTTAGGAAGGTGGCAGAGTGGATTAAAGCTGAAGTGGGGTCAGCAG GTCTGTGGGGGCTGGTCAACAATGCGGGGATTATGGGACCATCAGCGCCGACAGATTGGTTGAATATTGAGCACTTCAGAGCACCAATTGAAATTAATTTAATTGGCCTCATAAATGTTACATTACATTTGCTTCCCTTGGTAAAAAAGGCCAGAGGGAGACTAGTAAATATATCCAGCACTGGAGGCCGCCTGGCAGTCTGGGGGGGTGGCTATTTTCCTTCCAAGTTTGGGGTGGAAGCATTTAATGACAGTTTAAG acgGGACATGAAAGCTTTCGGAGTTAAGGTTTCTTGCATTGAACCTGGGCTGTTCAAAACTGGACTATCCAATCGAAAAAAGATCATCAAAGAAAGGGAGGCCATTTGGAATCAACTTCCTCCTGCCATTAGAAAACAATATGGAGAGGG ATGCAGCAAGGAAAGAAAAGCTGGTTCAGATGCTTCAGAACACAAACCTCTCACCGGTTGTGCAATGTATGGAGCATGCTCTAACAAGCATTAA
- the DHRS9 gene encoding dehydrogenase/reductase SDR family member 9 isoform X3 — MTRRRCQTSETEKQGDRKKRQWLPPRDRISPKSGLWGLVNNAGIMGPSAPTDWLNIEHFRAPIEINLIGLINVTLHLLPLVKKARGRLVNISSTGGRLAVWGGGYFPSKFGVEAFNDSLRRDMKAFGVKVSCIEPGLFKTGLSNRKKIIKEREAIWNQLPPAIRKQYGEGYVQKDAARKEKLVQMLQNTNLSPVVQCMEHALTSINPHSRYIAGWDAKLLWIPLSTMPAAIQDFVLLRNKAELADPTAG; from the exons AGACAGAGAAACAAGGCGACAGAAAGAAAAGGCAATGGCTACCTCCCAGAGACCGTATCTCCCCTAAATCAG GTCTGTGGGGGCTGGTCAACAATGCGGGGATTATGGGACCATCAGCGCCGACAGATTGGTTGAATATTGAGCACTTCAGAGCACCAATTGAAATTAATTTAATTGGCCTCATAAATGTTACATTACATTTGCTTCCCTTGGTAAAAAAGGCCAGAGGGAGACTAGTAAATATATCCAGCACTGGAGGCCGCCTGGCAGTCTGGGGGGGTGGCTATTTTCCTTCCAAGTTTGGGGTGGAAGCATTTAATGACAGTTTAAG acgGGACATGAAAGCTTTCGGAGTTAAGGTTTCTTGCATTGAACCTGGGCTGTTCAAAACTGGACTATCCAATCGAAAAAAGATCATCAAAGAAAGGGAGGCCATTTGGAATCAACTTCCTCCTGCCATTAGAAAACAATATGGAGAGGGGTATGTACAGAAAG ATGCAGCAAGGAAAGAAAAGCTGGTTCAGATGCTTCAGAACACAAACCTCTCACCGGTTGTGCAATGTATGGAGCATGCTCTAACAAGCATTAATCCTCACTCACGTTACATTGCAGGCTGGGATGCTAAGCTTCTTTGGATCCCCCTTTCAACCATGCCTGCAGCAATACAGGACTTTGTACTCCTGAGAAACAAAGCAGAGCTTGCGGACCCAACTGCAGGGTGA
- the LOC101942616 gene encoding retinol dehydrogenase 7-like, translating to MAPTDWMQIDDFNTILDVNLIGLIEITLKLLPLLKKAKGRVVNVASVMGRLAFLGGGYCLSKWGVEAFSDILRRDMQHFGVKVSIIEPGCFKTGVTSSEVIERDLLRLWNQLTPEVRESYGDKYFVEYIRAQRFSMKRLCDSDISKVTKCMEHALIAKYPRTRYGSGWDAKFFWLPLSYAPTLLSDMMLRMLLPTPAASRKSVSRVQLDV from the exons ATGGCACCCACCGACTGGATGCAGATAGATGATTTCAACACAATTCTGGATGTTAATCTGATAGGGTTGATTGAAATCACCCTGAAGCTTCTCCCGCTTTTGAAAAAGGCTAAAGGAAGAGTAGTCAACGTTGCCAGTGTTATGGGTCGCTTGGCATTTTTAGGTGGTGGCTACTGTTTGTCAAAGTGGGGCGTGGAAGCTTTCTCAGACATCTTACG GAGAGACATGCAGCATTTTGGAGTGAAGGTGAGCATAATTGAGCCGGGATGTTTTAAGACTGGAGTAACTAGTTCAGAGGTCATTGAGAGAGACCTGCTAAGACTTTGGAACCAACTAACTCCTGAGGTCAGAGAATCCTATGGAGATAAATACTTCGTTGAGT ATATAAGAGCTCAAAGATTTTCAATGAAAAGATTGTGCGACTCTGACATTTCTAAAGTCACAAAATGCATGGAGCATGCCTTGATAGCAAAATACCCCAGGACACGCTATGGATCTGGATGGGATGCAAAGTTCTTTTGGCTGCCCCTCTCCTATGCACCAACCCTTCTATCTGATATGATGTTGCGTATGCTGCTTCCAACTCCAGCAGCCAGTAGGAAATCAGTATCCAGAGTTCAACTTGATGTTTAA